ACTCTAAAAAGACGAGACAGAGCCTGCTACTTAAATACTTTTGTTTGTACTGCTTCCCCACCTGACTTGGAATTAGATAAAATTGCTGACTTCTTCGCGACGCAGCGACCAGTCTATCTATACTCATTACTATCATTATTCTATATCATTAGCTATTATTACCCGCACCTACTCGATATCCGGTGCATTCGCAGTCGAGCTGACTGTGCTCAtaacttcttctctgtcaCTTAATGGCGAGTTTACGTtatctgatgatgatcgTCCCATCATTATAGCTcccatcttcttccttcttttaACCGTACCATCTATATCACTTCCACTGCTTCCATATTCGCTCGTGTCTTCCctctctccatcttcatctcctaATAATTCCTCCATTTTGCTAAgttccttcaatttctcatcCCGTTCGGCTCGTTTTTGACTGATctcttcctccatcttCCTGAAATATTCTCCTCCAACTGGTCCACTCGTTCTTTTACGGTAAAATAATAAGTAGGCACTTCCTCGAATAGAGTCAACTGGGTTTGCAACCGTCACCCGGGAGTCATCATAATAATACCATTTATCATCCACAAAATTCTTCACATATGCTGTGTAATGTCCACCTCCCATACCCCCAAAGTGATTATCCACAGCAAACAAGTCATATAAGAGATCATCATGTGCTTCTCCATCTGTCACGTACTTAGATAGATCCAAGCCTTCGATAGGAAACTCTACAACAGCATCTATCTTATCACTGAAGCTCCGGCTCGATTCAAACCGCTTCAAATGAATTGTAAGAATATCTGGAACTGACCAAATCTCGATTTTCTTGGTAGCCTGTCGATGCCCCTTACAATAGGGACAGTACCATAAATCCCGTTCACCTAAAACCTCCGGCCTTGAAAACATATCGAGACAGTCGTCTAAGTCGATTGTCTTTTTGCGTTTCAAAGCAGCCTCTTTCCGGTTGTCTTCAAGTTCGGCGTTATGAAGTATTGGAGGATGAGTCCATGTCTCACGtcctccatcttcttcatcttcaagtccAGTGAAAAACACATCGAAAAGTTCTGGCTCCCACTGACAAACTAATGCCATTTTATCTTCTACTAAAGAGATATACTTCACTTCTTCTGTCACATTGGATCCAGAAGAACTGTCAGAAATAGCCATATCTTTATCGTTTCCGTCGACCTCGATCACCTCTGCTGTTTCtcctgtttcttcttcttcttcctctgctTCTTCGTCCATTGCATCCGAATCCTCTTCACCATCTTGGTCTCTTCTCATGagctcatcttcttcttcgacttcctctccttcctctccttcctctcctttctcagtttcatctttatcatcaattgCATGATAAGTATATAATGCAGCCTTCAAAGGATCAAGCTTGTCCAACAAATCTTGCAGACCATCAAAATTTCCATTAGTCTCAGGAATCCATAAATTATCATCGTCACCTTCGCCATCGTCTTCGTCGTCCTCATCTTTCCCTATTTCCTTGCATCTGGCCTGCTGACCAAATGCAAAGCTATGATATCCTACGTGGTGCCCGTATCTGCTTCCAAAACTTCTCCTGGTCCTCACTTTAGGACCGCCGCCTAACAGCTTCACGTGAAATGCACAATCACCAGGAAGTTCAGGATTAGCCGATGAAATAATAGAAGCcaaatcatcctcttcatcgtactcttcaagttccttcttcaagatatcaTCAAGCTTATCAAAGTCGTCCAAAGAATATTCACCTTTCGATTGTGACCTCACCTTCTCAAAGTACTGATACGTGGATAATTGTGTATACCGtttttccaacttctctCTTATGGCACCGTATGAatttctttccttttcattCAACgtgatgaaaaatggaaTGCCGAATACTTTATTTTTCAGCAAAGGGCCTCCAAGAACGGTGCTAAACACAGGAACCACCAAATCGCCTGGCTCGTGACATACCTGATAGAACCATATATCGTCACCTTTGCTGATAAGATCTGAAATGGGCAAATAACGAGTATCTGAATCCTTGTCCTCATAGTTTTTATAAACCTGTGATTGAAATACTTCCAAACAGATGATCTCATTCATTGGAACATCAATGGCTCTCGAAACGTAAGCTTTCAGATCATAAAAAGTGGCAGATCTCGGCAAATCCACCTCGAACAGCTTCGGTCTACCCTCTTGAAATAATATCTTCACCTTGTGATTCCACTTTCGAGTGATAGGAAGGGGAAGTGTGAGATCGTTGTAAGGATCAAATGTGATACTGACATATCCACACTCGGGGCAGACTAAGGTCGATTTATATTGACCAACGAACAAGTCAATCACCACAGAattgtttctcttcttatgaGCTAACCAGCATTGTCTTGCAAGCTTTCTAATCTCCTCTTGATCCTCAACCTTCCCCTGTGGAAGCTCTGGTTTCTCCACATACGGCTTCTGTATCACCCTATTGAGATCCTCGTGCAACCCATCAAGCAAAAATGCGATGAATTCCTGTGAATCCTGCTGTCTATAGTCCGAAAAGATTGAGTTGAAAAATCCTATAGTATACCTGAAATCACGAGGTGCAAAAGAAGTCTGTTGACCGATCAGCCTTCTATCAAACAAGTGTTTGGCAAGCGTCCCGTAAGCTTCGGCCATCTTACCCTGACTGCCTAACGGATTCTCCTTGTTAATTTCCTTCTTGTAGTAGTCGTAGAGAAAATAGTAAGTCAGTTCAGGGATATGAACAAGACATTGCAATGCCGAATTCAGGTAACAGGTGTTCCCCAAGTTGTTTAAACCTACCAAACCGTCATCGAGCATCAATTCGGATGCAGTATCCATGAGATAAGATCCGTCAGGCTGTTGCAACTCCATCAAAATGTGCCCCGAGCGAACCTTACTCTCTTCCAACGTTCGAAGGCCATATTTGCCGCCAGTATGTATTAGCATACTTTCGGTAATGGTCTCTTCAAAGCTCGGGAGCACCACTGAAGGAAAGTTGTAGCCATCCTTCACGGCAATCTGCCATATTCTCGTTTTGGCCCGACGATCCACGTCGTATGTTCTCTCCACAGTTTCCTTCAAGTGCTTGGCAGTGCTGTGGCTCGAAACTAAAAATGGTGTAGCGTCTACACTACTGAATCGATTGACTTGAGACGCATTGGCAGTAAGAACGTGGAGAATTATGTATAAGGGCCAAGTCTCGACGTCCATCTGTGCCTTTTCAGCGTTGAAATatgcttctctttccacCACTGGATCCCCATCTTTCCATCCGTACCATTGGCATAGTAGATCAAACAGTTTTCTTGAaataaaatcaaaatcTTTTGTTAGTACCACGCCAGTCTCATCCAAGATGCCTCTGGATGATAAACGCCCCAATTCATTATCAATATCCTGCGCAGACTCGTCAAATGACTCACTGAAAAATCTCTCCAGCCATCCCTTGGGAACAGCACACAATTTATCACCCTCCTTAGTCTTCTGCGATTCCTCAGATTCAATCTTTCTCGCCTCTACACGACGTTGCTGTAATATATTATAAGCAGATTCCACATTGGGCTCCACATTGGGCTCCACATTAGACTCCAGACCCGGCTCCCCATTGGAGTCCGTATTATCCTGCgtttctttggcttcttcGTAGGCCTCCGTGGTATCAGAGCTCTCTGACATGTTAACACTACTCCTCTCTTGCCTTTGTCTTTATGTACAACCAGGGATTATTCTCAGCTCTCAGTTTTCCTCCCTCTCGAgccaaaaatttttctttttccttcaacttttcattGACTCCGCGAATGTCGTGTACCAACAGACGACAGATAGTCTTAAGATAGATCGGGTCTTTCAATCGTAAGATAGTACTAATCTGATTACATCTCGTTTATTTGCAGCCCTTTTCCACTTCTATCTGTGACATTTCTTGATGTCGGATGCAATCGATGCATTATTTGGATGCTTACAACTTCCTGATTATAGTGAACAATCCGAAGTCTTTGTGTTCCTTCACAATTGGAAGTTGATGGCCAATGACCCCAACTTTATCTTTGATTTTATCCAAAGTTGTCATGATTTGCTTTTGTTTCGAACCCATCAATCTCAAAGCATATTAAGAATCCTTGGTTCCGTATTAAGTTCTGTTTCTGATTGCGACTGTGATCTATCgaacttcatcttctcatTCATTTCAAGCATTCTTAATGCTTCTCCAATCAATAAGATAAGGGtcttttcttctgaatTGATacagtttcttcttgatcagATCTTGAGCGATCATTTTTCCTCATTGCTACGCAATTCGTTAACTCAGATATTTTATTCATTGACTGAATTGGGACTCTCTTATACCCAATTGGCACAGATATACAAGGCTAGTCTCACTGATGACTATGcccttgatcttctttacAACTGCTTCCATCTATACCCAacatcattcaaatctCTCATCCTTACGAACACATCTTCCCTTCACTTCCGGAATTTGCATTTTCATGATGTTCGTAAAGGTTTCACTTTGTCCACGCGGTTCCAATTGCATTCAGGCTTCCACAACGTCGATCATCCGGAAATTGACCCGTTTACTCTAATGGAGATATCCAATGAAGACAACTGTTCCATTATTCGCTATTCTATTGAGGATTCTAAACTCGTAATACAGTGTAAGGACACTTCATATGCCTTCGAGTCGTTCTCTTTCGAGCTCGGAAATCTGTATAATGTCTGTTTACTTCATCGTTGCGACAGCAAGAAGTCTTCCGTGGTAGATCTATACATTGATGGAGAATTCATACAGTCTAGAACCGTTGTTCCAAtctttctgcatctttCCACATCAAAATCCTTGTTTGGAAGCCACGTACCCTCTAACTTGAATCTCACTCTCTCAGTTTCCAGCTCTAGCAATGCCACTAACGTCATTCCAGAATTAGCTAACTTGATTGTCATCAATGGAATTCAGTCGAGAAATTGGATCCTATTGGCTCACAGTTTAGGTCCCAACTATGCCGGCACTTACCAGGACACTCATCTAGCTTCACTGTTGGATCCAAAATCCGTCATGACTATCAAACTCAAGCTTCGTGAATATTTGGAAACAGATGGAAGATCcaaaaaggattttgatCCTTTTGTGTCTAATATAATCGTTGATCCACGTGATCTCGTATTGAATTTCCACTGCTCGAACGTGGAACGAAGCGATCGGGGTATAAAAATCAATATTCAAACCAGCATATTGCGCACTGAACGGCCTCAACCGGTTTTTATTACTCGTCCAGAGGATGGAGATGTTCTTTACTGGAACCCTTATTCCTTAATCAACCGTCTTTTTTCTGTAGGAGGATTTGGCATTGTGCTTAGGCTTATTGCCGAATCTACCACTACTGACCAACTAGTAAAGTCGCTTGAACTCCTATTCCATGTCTTAGAGACCGATTCAAGATCTTTAGCAGAGTTCGGATCCAAATCTGGTTATGATGTCTTGGCAACGTTGCTTAAGACAAAAAAATCTCTCATCCAAATGGAGGTCCTCATGGTTATTTTAAAGTTTATTGGTTATAACGAAGATTCCCCCGCTGACTCAATCATTGCTAATGGCCTAGCTTATTGCTCCCTTATTGCCGATTTCGAAATATGGCAACCACAGCAAACTATTGACTGTCAAATTGACCCCAAGAGTAAGGATACTTTCaagtttgttcttttccaGCTTTCTATGtttggagaaggaagcaAATATCACTCTTACAATCTTAAGAAACTCGGTGACATGAAAATTGTCAAGAGAGTTATTCAAGCGTTAAAATATAGActtgttgatgaggatttGTTGCCAATACTTTGCAACTCATTGTTGATCCTAGTGAGGCTGAACCCTACACCCAGCGTTATTAGGGCTATGTCTTTATACGTGGTATATGCACTTCAGGCTAAGGATTCAGATATCAGTTCAGATCTTGACAAAAAGTGTGGCGCCTCTATATTGGACATTATTGTATCTCTAGTTTGCGATCCAGTTGACATTATGACACCAGGCAATTTTAGAAAGGTTTTGAAGTCTATTAACGCAAAATGGCTTATGATTTTACTG
This sequence is a window from Brettanomyces nanus chromosome 3, complete sequence. Protein-coding genes within it:
- a CDS encoding uncharacterized protein (MEROPS:MER0001879) — its product is MSESSDTTEAYEEAKETQDNTDSNGEPGLESNVEPNVEPNVESAYNILQQRRVEARKIESEESQKTKEGDKLCAVPKGWLERFFSESFDESAQDIDNELGRLSSRGILDETGVVLTKDFDFISRKLFDLLCQWYGWKDGDPVVEREAYFNAEKAQMDVETWPLYIILHVLTANASQVNRFSSVDATPFLVSSHSTAKHLKETVERTYDVDRRAKTRIWQIAVKDGYNFPSVVLPSFEETITESMLIHTGGKYGLRTLEESKVRSGHILMELQQPDGSYLMDTASELMLDDGLVGLNNLGNTCYLNSALQCLVHIPELTYYFLYDYYKKEINKENPLGSQGKMAEAYGTLAKHLFDRRLIGQQTSFAPRDFRYTIGFFNSIFSDYRQQDSQEFIAFLLDGLHEDLNRVIQKPYVEKPELPQGKVEDQEEIRKLARQCWLAHKKRNNSVVIDLFVGQYKSTLVCPECGYVSITFDPYNDLTLPLPITRKWNHKVKILFQEGRPKLFEVDLPRSATFYDLKAYVSRAIDVPMNEIICLEVFQSQVYKNYEDKDSDTRYLPISDLISKGDDIWFYQVCHEPGDLVVPVFSTVLGGPLLKNKVFGIPFFITLNEKERNSYGAIREKLEKRYTQLSTYQYFEKVRSQSKGEYSLDDFDKLDDILKKELEEYDEEDDLASIISSANPELPGDCAFHVKLLGGGPKVRTRRSFGSRYGHHVGYHSFAFGQQARCKEIGKDEDDEDDGEGDDDNLWIPETNGNFDGLQDLLDKLDPLKAALYTYHAIDDKDETEKGEEGEEGEEVEEEDELMRRDQDGEEDSDAMDEEAEEEEEETGETAEVIEVDGNDKDMAISDSSSGSNVTEEVKYISLVEDKMALVCQWEPELFDVFFTGLEDEEDGGRETWTHPPILHNAELEDNRKEAALKRKKTIDLDDCLDMFSRPEVLGERDLWYCPYCKGHRQATKKIEIWSVPDILTIHLKRFESSRSFSDKIDAVVEFPIEGLDLSKYVTDGEAHDDLLYDLFAVDNHFGGMGGGHYTAYVKNFVDDKWYYYDDSRVTVANPVDSIRGSAYLLFYRKRTSGPVGGEYFRKMEEEISQKRAERDEKLKELSKMEELLGDEDGEREDTSEYGSSGSDIDGTVKRRKKMGAIMMGRSSSDNVNSPLSDREEVMSTVSSTANAPDIE